A region of Streptomyces sp. WMMC500 DNA encodes the following proteins:
- a CDS encoding dipeptidase — MTGELLARARDVLRAHPVVDGHNDLPWALREQVTYDIDRRDIAVDQSARLHTDIPRLRAGGVGAQFWSVYVSTDLAGDAAVSACLEQIDVVRQLVDRYPGDLRLAVTADEVEAARADGRIASLMGAEGGHSIANSLATLRALRLLGVRYMTLTHNDNTDWADSATDEPRHGGLTAFGEEVVREMNRIGMLVDLSHVAPATMRAALRVTEAPVVFSHSSARALCDHPRNIPNDVLEMLPANGGLAMATFVPKFVLPAAVAWTAEVDEHMSARGLDPFGADDEAVRVRRAFEEAHPRPQATAATVADHLDHMREVAGIEHIGIGGDFDGTPFTPEDLADVAGYPHLVAELLDRRWSEEDLARLVWGNALRVLRDAEDAAREVAARRGPSVATIEQLDGPRESSSG; from the coding sequence TCGCGCGTGCGCGCGACGTGCTGCGTGCACACCCCGTCGTCGACGGGCACAACGACCTTCCCTGGGCCCTGCGCGAGCAGGTGACGTACGACATCGACCGGCGCGACATCGCCGTCGACCAGAGCGCCCGGCTGCACACCGACATCCCGCGGCTGCGGGCCGGCGGGGTGGGGGCGCAGTTCTGGTCGGTGTACGTGAGCACCGACCTGGCCGGGGACGCCGCCGTCAGCGCGTGTCTGGAGCAGATCGACGTGGTGCGGCAGCTCGTGGACCGCTACCCCGGTGACCTGCGGCTCGCGGTGACCGCCGACGAGGTGGAGGCGGCCCGGGCCGACGGGCGGATCGCCTCGCTGATGGGGGCCGAGGGCGGGCACTCCATCGCCAACTCGCTCGCCACCCTGCGCGCCCTGCGCCTGCTCGGCGTGCGCTATATGACGCTCACGCACAACGACAACACCGACTGGGCCGACTCCGCCACCGACGAGCCGCGGCACGGCGGGCTCACCGCCTTCGGCGAGGAGGTGGTGCGCGAGATGAACCGGATCGGCATGCTCGTCGACCTCTCCCACGTGGCCCCCGCCACCATGCGCGCCGCGCTGCGCGTCACCGAGGCGCCGGTCGTTTTCTCCCATTCGTCCGCGCGTGCCCTGTGTGACCACCCGCGCAACATTCCTAATGATGTGCTGGAAATGCTCCCGGCCAACGGCGGGCTCGCGATGGCCACGTTCGTGCCGAAGTTCGTCCTGCCCGCCGCCGTGGCGTGGACCGCGGAGGTGGACGAGCACATGAGCGCCCGCGGCCTGGACCCGTTCGGCGCGGACGACGAAGCGGTCCGCGTGCGCCGGGCGTTCGAGGAGGCGCACCCGCGCCCGCAGGCGACGGCGGCGACCGTGGCGGACCACCTGGATCATATGCGTGAAGTGGCAGGAATCGAACATATCGGTATCGGCGGCGACTTCGACGGTACGCCGTTCACCCCCGAGGACCTCGCCGACGTGGCCGGCTATCCGCACCTCGTCGCCGAGTTGCTGGACCGCCGGTGGTCGGAGGAAGACCTGGCCAGGCTGGTGTGGGGTAACGCGCTGCGGGTGCTGCGCGACGCCGAGGACGCGGCCCGCGAAGTGGCCGCGCGGCGGGGCCCGTCGGTCGCGACCATCGAGCAGCTCGATGGGCCGCGGGAGTCCTCAAGTGGCTGA
- a CDS encoding transglycosylase family protein, producing MSARGRHRRLGRIARGSRALVIAAGGAGVALPLIAGGNAQAASVDTWDRVAQCESGGDWSISTGNGFYGGLQFVQSTWEGYGGTQYAPRADQATKEQQIEIAEKVLASQGPGAWPVCSGQAGLTQGGPAPDLSTGGGEEAEQESAPAAQTESEQAAKDEAPKQEQAPEKKYEKAGNYTVVSGDTLWDIARKHGIAGGWQSIYEGNKDVIGDDPDLIFPGQEYEFDGGEEVTLDEPENPPAQQSAAQQDEPADEAPQQEESAEEATAGGFSAPVDAAVSTPYRAAGGSWSSGYHTGVDFSAGTGTPVKAVSSGTVVKAGNGADGGAYGIAVVIQHDDGHYSQYAHLSSASVSVGQTVGAGEQIGLVGSTGNSTGPHLHFEVRTSPDYGSDIDPVAYLRDNGVTV from the coding sequence ATGTCCGCACGCGGACGTCACCGTCGCCTGGGCCGGATAGCCCGGGGCAGCAGGGCCCTCGTCATCGCCGCCGGCGGCGCCGGCGTCGCCCTTCCGCTCATCGCCGGCGGCAACGCCCAGGCCGCCTCCGTCGACACCTGGGACCGCGTGGCCCAGTGCGAGAGCGGCGGCGACTGGAGCATCAGCACCGGTAACGGCTTCTACGGCGGTCTGCAGTTCGTGCAGAGCACCTGGGAGGGCTACGGCGGCACCCAGTACGCGCCGCGCGCCGACCAGGCCACCAAGGAGCAGCAGATCGAGATCGCCGAGAAGGTCCTCGCCTCGCAGGGCCCCGGCGCCTGGCCGGTCTGCTCCGGCCAGGCCGGCCTCACCCAGGGCGGCCCCGCCCCCGACCTCTCCACCGGCGGTGGCGAGGAGGCCGAGCAGGAGAGCGCGCCCGCGGCGCAGACCGAGTCCGAGCAGGCCGCGAAGGACGAGGCTCCGAAGCAGGAGCAGGCGCCGGAGAAGAAGTACGAGAAGGCCGGCAACTACACCGTCGTCTCCGGCGACACCCTGTGGGATATTGCTCGCAAGCACGGCATCGCGGGCGGCTGGCAGTCGATCTACGAGGGCAACAAGGACGTCATCGGCGACGACCCGGACCTGATCTTCCCGGGCCAGGAGTACGAGTTCGACGGCGGCGAAGAGGTCACGCTCGACGAGCCCGAGAACCCTCCGGCCCAGCAGTCCGCCGCGCAGCAGGACGAGCCGGCGGACGAGGCGCCGCAGCAGGAGGAGTCCGCCGAGGAGGCTACGGCGGGCGGCTTCTCCGCTCCGGTCGACGCCGCCGTGTCGACCCCGTACCGGGCCGCGGGCGGCTCCTGGTCCAGCGGTTACCACACCGGTGTCGACTTCTCCGCCGGCACCGGCACCCCGGTCAAGGCCGTCAGCTCCGGCACCGTCGTCAAGGCCGGCAACGGCGCCGACGGCGGCGCGTACGGCATCGCCGTCGTGATCCAGCACGACGACGGCCACTACAGCCAGTACGCCCACCTGTCGTCCGCCTCGGTGAGCGTGGGCCAGACCGTGGGCGCCGGCGAGCAGATCGGCCTGGTCGGCTCCACCGGCAACTCCACCGGGCCGCACCTGCACTTCGAGGTGCGCACCAGCCCGGACTACGGCTCCGACATCGACCCGGTCGCGTACCTGCGCGACAACGGCGTCACGGTCTGA